DNA from Balaenoptera ricei isolate mBalRic1 chromosome 6, mBalRic1.hap2, whole genome shotgun sequence:
GCCTAGAAATAATGCCTAGCTTTGTCCCAAGCATTTTGTTCAACCTAACATACAAACAGTAATAAACCTCAGCGTCTTCTGAAAAATGAATCTTTGAAACATTTAAGAATACAAGCAACAAAATTAGCTAGTATCAGACTTTGGTTTATTGTAAAATTTAGCAAAGTTTATCTTGTAATCCCTGACCCCTTGCTctgaaaacagaagcaaaaacatAATTATTGCTTATTCTTTTCCCCCTACCTTATTTGTGCCACtgtgaaagaagggagaaaaatcgctgtaataaataaaaatagagacatAAGAGAGACAAAGATAAATCAGTCCAGGTGAGAAATACTAGGAGCAACAGAAATACCATCAAGCCGTTCAAAATAAGCTTCTTTTTAAAAGgttgtcatattttaaaaaatcacaccaAAAATATAGCAGCGGAGAAGAAGGATAAATACAAGTTAATTGCACACCAATCCCATGCAAAAAACTGGGTCATTAGCCAAAGCAGTAGTATTCAGAATCCAATTTGGGACGCTTGTGCAGTGCGTGTGCGTCCCCTACGACTGAGTTGTCACTGAACTGGTCCAAGTCTGACGGGGTCTGATGGCCTGGGACGTCATCTGCCAAAGTGTCCAGGTAGCTCCCCACGGAGATGCCATCCAGCCCGTCGCTGCCATCATGGAGGCTGTTGTAGCTGCCATATAAGGAGGTGCTCTGACTCTCCAGTAAGCTGCACAGGCTGCCGCTGAGACTGCTGCCTCGGCTGGTGATGGTGGCTTTCTCTTCAATCATCCACTTGATGGACTCAATGCTCTCATTGATGAGGAGCAACTGGCGCATGAGCCTGCCGTCTGTGGCTCTGAGGTTAACCTACggaggacagggagagaggagagacctGCCGGTTATACGATGTTCTTGAAAGACCCGAAAGGCATTTAAATTCTGTCTTCTGCAGTCCGTGATTTTAAATTCATAGAATAAAATACCAGTTCACTTGAGTGCAGGATCTTTTTGAAAACTGCTGACCAATGGTAGGAGTCTTAATCAAAGAACTCACTTCCTGTCAGCCCCAATCAGGCTCCAAAAGCACAAAAAAAAACTCCAACTGCATCCCTGACCCTAACCAAGCTGCCTGGAAATACCTATTGAATGTCAGATTCTGTCAAGAAACTTATTCTCTCTCTGGCCAGATTAATAGTTTATCCATGTTAATTGAGACTATGTGTGTGGATATTgagaggtggggagaagaggaaTGTGTATAAATTAAGGAATCATCATCGTCATTGCAGCAGCTCCTATTTTTTGAGTGATGTTGTGGCAAGCACCATTACAAAACCTCAACACTCATTATATTATAACAGTAACCCTGTGccataggtattattatttttatccccatcttatagatgaagaaactgaaatctacaaaaaagaaagttaagagTACAGAAAAGGTCTGTACTTTTTATGACTAtattgacaaatatataatgctgaataatgcttttatttttaagaagaaccAAAGTGTTTTAATATTCCCTGAATCCAAAAGTGTGCTGATACACAAGGCCAATCCACTCTACACAATGGATGTACAGATGTTTTCTGTAGATCTGATTATTTGCTTCAAATTTGTCAAGGGCAGTCCCAATCAAAATTGGATATGAGACTCAGGGAAGGTTCTAGAACTCCCCAAAGGGCTTTCTAGGTGTATAGTCTTTTTGATGGTTTTAAGTTACTTCAGAGAAATCTGTCTTCTCAGCCACAAAGCAGAATTTCTTTGTAGGCCCTACAGTTCAATGGGAATATATGTTAACATCAAGGGTGTGGTGGTTCTGGGGAAGGTGGGGAAAGGGAGGCTGCAAGAAGTCTCATGAGAGCCCTTGTTCTTGTTGGAACTGAAGAAATAAGGCTCCTACAAAAATGCCAGGGCCTGGATGGGGAGGCAGAGACAAATTTGGCCACCAGAGGGCCTAGTCACACTCATTATGGTTTGAAAGGGATTCCAGTTTTTTCTGTTGGGGTCTTTAACCCAAGAGGCTGGACTTTGCTAATTCTCTCTTTAAGACCCAGGACTAATTCAGATTTGTGGGTTTCTAGAATTCTCAAAGGCACTCAGTCGTGAGTGACTCAAGCCATAAGGGAGAAAGAAGCCTATTGTCTTCAAATGTATGCATTcatattgtaaaaatatttccTGGGTAGGAGTTAATCTATAACTGAAGGGGAACTTTGGATTGAGTGAATATGATAGACAGATATTGGGACAGATGGAATTTCTACAGTGACTTCAAAGATGTAAGGTTATAGGttgaaatgtgtgtgtgcatgtatatgcacacatatacgtatgtatgtataaatataaagagCATGAAGTACAGTTTAAAAACCCTTAATTTTGCTAGGATATTAAATAAAGTAACTTGGGTGACTACCTTATCTTCTCTGAGAAATGCACCAAAAATGCATAGGGGGTCAGCAATGAAAATCATTTCTCTCTGAGGTATTCATGAGCAGAACTTAGTAAGTCTTGAGATGCTTTTCTATTTGTGGTGCTGTCTCAATGACCTTGCAGTAATGTTGTGTAGGGGAAGGATGTTTTTTGGCAGTCTTCATATTCAAATACTCCCCATACTCCGTGAGTCATCAAGATACTGTTCAAATTACAAGCgatacaacaaatatttacagatcaTCCACAATTTGCTTACATCCACTGAGGAGCCTAGAAAATAAATAGGAGCCAAAGTCTTACAAAATTCTTCAGTTAGGCATCTGTAGCTGATAAAACTTGCTGTGCCCAGTGTAGGCATGGTGCAATATAAGTGTGACCATTTCCCGACAGCCCCGCAAATGAACCACAGCTGCATTTGTTCACGTGCCCACGCTGTCCTGTGAAAATGTTCCCGCGTGTGCCCAGCTCTGGGCGTGTTCACTGTTACTCCCCTCACTTGAAATACTCTCTTGTTCTCCAGATCCTCCCCATTCTTGAAGTCCTACTTCTTCCATCAAGCACCACTTGCTGATTCTAGCCTCTTCTGCTGGCCTGCTTAACCTCTACGTCCTTTTAGTTTGTATCTAACAGTATACCTTAATTTTTTACACTTACGTTGCTACCTATTATTGTGTCTTCTCACTGGTTCTTCAGGTAAGCTTTCAGTTCCTTAAAGAAGCCATGTCTTACATTTCGTCCATCTCTTAAGGTCTGTCTTATGCatggattgcttttttttttggaaatagtcATAATTTTAGGATCTGAGAAAGTTCAGCTCTTGAGACAATAATAATACACATTCCCAGCAACTGTGTCAACTGGGGGTTAAAACATACTTAGGATAGTTTTTTCCAGCAGTTTTTGTCTGAGCTACACAGTGGCTGCATCACATAAAAATTGTTCAGTTTTGTTGAGCAATATGAATGAGAGGGGAGTAGACGCTGAAGTGACAAAAGCTTCCTTTGACCATgaatgatttatttaaataaaaaaaaaattcttttcttctgaAAGCAAACATTCACAGGCCATTGAACCACTGTTAGGGGAAAAATGACGAAAGCAAGTCACTTAGAACGTGTTGATCTGGCTGATAATTACAGATTACAGACTTAACTGTGTCTAACCCTGTGTCCTCCTGGGGAGAGAGTAAACAGCTTCCCACCGTGGGAGCCCTGGGCCATCTGATTCACACGGCTTCCTGCCCATTACCTGGCGCTCCAGGCCACTTCACACTGCTTTCTCCTGGAACTAAGGTGCGATTATGCTACTGCTGATGAACCTTCAAAGTAGGAACAATTCACCACAAGACTAAATCACAGTgtggcttctgtctccaatagctGCCCTGCCTTTCCTCACTGTTACTATGTCAGCCCTTAGGAAGTCTGGCCATCCATTAAAAAGACAGTAGACTTGCCCCTTGGGCAGAAATATGTGTGGTTTTCTCACTTGAGGTCATATAAGATCCCAGGGCTTTACTCTGAGGATATTGGGAGTTGGGAGGCACTCCTCATTGTCTGAGGTTAAGTGACCCCTCCTTGGAGAGCCCCTTCCTGATCAATCATGGTATCCAATCCCCATGCTTAGTTGTACACAACATTTCTATGTTTTTATGTTCCCTCATAATACTTATGACTAGTGGAAATCATCCtgcttattatttttacttattattttctgtatccCACATGAGCTTGTAAACATCACAGTGAAGGGGACTTGGTCTGTCCTGTTCACCACTCTGTGCCCAAGACCTACAagagtgcttgacacatagtaggtatacAATTAGTATTTGTCCAAGGGCTGAATGATGGCTTCAGGTTGAACCATCTGTCAGGAATGCCCCTCCCTTGGGTTTTGCTGTGATATGATACTTGAAGGGAAAGAATAAGGTAACTTCAGGAAAGAGCTTTGCAACACTGAAGCAAATCCAGTATGAAATCCCATTCCCATTCATTCACAGAATTCAAACACTGAATAACTGGGGCAAGGTTATTCCTAGCTTAAATGTACAGATCACAAGATAGTATCTCTGAAAGGAAGTGGACTTCATGGGGTGAATCACACTCCAAACATTACTCTGTTTGTTCCAAGGTAATAACTGATACTAGCACAGCGCAGTTGTTCTGTGAACACTTGGTGAAAAAAGTTAAAGGGAACAAACAAATAGGAcattaccaaaaaaattttttttgtaaggtTTTCATTCATTGATCCAAACAGATGTCAAtgtcctttcctcttttcctcttcacttgtccACTCTGGCCATTACAGTTATTGCAATGCACTCCATCTTTGTACTTCATAAGTCTCTCATGCTTTAGGATGTAGCCTAACAGGTCTCTCAACTCTAGACTGAATGAAGCCTGAAATTTCATGTCATTTTTGAACAAGCAATGAACTGGATCTAGGGTAGAAATTGAAATGGGGGGTCTTGAAAgagcaaatattctttttttttttttattggagtcaaatcgctttacaatgttctgttagtttctgctgtacagtgaagtgaatcagctatatgtatacctatatcccctccctcttgggcctccctcccatccaccaccccatcccacccatctaagtcatcacagagcacagagcagagctccctgtgctatatagcaggttcccactgctatctattttacacatggtagtgtacttatgtcaaacctaatctcccaattcgtcccaccctccccttacccctctgtgtccacatgtccgttctctacatctatgtctctattcctgccctacaaa
Protein-coding regions in this window:
- the LURAP1L gene encoding leucine rich adaptor protein 1-like, producing MDDGPLPDLRDIELKLGRKVPESLVRSLRGEEPVPQERDRDPAGGSSGGGGGGGGCSSSSSSCSFPLSLSSSSSSSPTSGSPPPSHSSSALERLETKLHLLRQEMVNLRATDGRLMRQLLLINESIESIKWMIEEKATITSRGSSLSGSLCSLLESQSTSLYGSYNSLHDGSDGLDGISVGSYLDTLADDVPGHQTPSDLDQFSDNSVVGDAHALHKRPKLDSEYYCFG